In one Capricornis sumatraensis isolate serow.1 chromosome 1, serow.2, whole genome shotgun sequence genomic region, the following are encoded:
- the RALGDS gene encoding ral guanine nucleotide dissociation stimulator isoform X5: MVQRMWAEAAGPAGGAESLFPGSRRSRSVWDAVRLEVGGPDSCPVVLHSFTQLDPDLPRLESSTQEIGEELANGVIYSISLRKVQVHHGASKGQRWLGCENESALNLYETCKVRTVKAGTLEKLVEHLVPAFQGSDLSYVTIFLCTYRAFTTTQQVLDLLFKRYGCILPYSSEDGGPQDQLRNAISSILGTWLDQYSEDFCQPPDFPCLRQLVAYVQLNMPGSDLERRAHLLLAQLEHADLGEAEPEALSPAPVPALKPAAEPEPTLGPDLEPAPALAPEPAPMPAPTPPPELEPALSQTLELDPAAAPEPPWPLPVAAENGLGEERPHLLAFPPDLVAEQFTLMDAELFKKVVPYHCLGSIWSQRDKKGKEHLAPTVRATVTQFNSVANCVITTCLGDRSVSARHRARVVEHWIEVARECRVLKNFSSLYAILSALQSNSIHRLKKTWEEVSRDSLRVFQKLSEIFSDENNYSLSRELLIKEGTSKFATLEMNPKRAQRRPKEAGVIQGTVPYLGTFLTDLVMLDTAMKDYLYGRLINFEKRRKEFEVIAQIKLLQSACNNYSIAPEEHFGAWFRAMERLSEAESYTLSCELEPPSESASNTLKVKKNTAIVKRWSDRQAPSTELSTSGSCHSKSCDQLRYGPYLSSGDIADALSVHSAGSSSSDVEEINMSFVPESPDGQEKKFWESASQSSPETSGISSASSSTSSSSASTTPVASTRTHKRSVSGVCSYGSSLPLYNQQVGDSCIIRVSLDVDNGNMYKSILVTSQDKAPAVIRKAMDKHNLDEDEPEDYELVQVISDDRKLKIPDNANVFYAMNSTANYDFVLKKRTFIKGTKVRHGASSTLPRMKQKGLKIAKGIF; encoded by the exons AGCTCCACGCAGGAGATTGGCGAGGAGCTGGCCAACGGGGTCATCTACTCCATTTCCCTGCGCAAGGTCCAAGTGCACCACGGCGCCAGCAAGGGCCAGCGCTGGCTTGGG TGTGAAAATGAGTCGGCTCTGAACCTCTACGAGACCTGCAAGGTGCGCACCGTGAAGGCGGGCACGCTGGAGAAGCTGGTGGAGCACCTGGTGCCCGCCTTCCAGGGCAGCGACCTCTCCTACGTCACCATCTTCCTGTGCACCTACCGAGCCTTCACCACCACCCAGCAGGTCCTGGACCTGCTGTTCAAGAG ATACGGGTGCATCCTTCCTTACTCCAGCGAGGACGGCGGACCCCAGGACCAACTCAGAAA TGCCATCTCCTCCATCCTGGGCACCTGGCTGGACCAGTATTCGGAGGACTTCTGTCAGCCCCCCGACTTCCCCTGCCTCAGGCAGCTGGTGGCCTACGTGCAGCTCAACATGCCCGGCTCTGACCTGGAGCGCCGGGCCCACCTCCTCCTGGCCCAGCTGGAGCACGCGGACCTCGGCGAGGCAGAGCCGGAGG CTCTGTCCCCAGCTCCAGTTCCAGCTCTGAAACCAGCTGCCGAGCCAGAGCCCACACTAGGCCCAGACCTCGAGCCCGCTCCGGCACTGGCCCCAGAGCCAGCCCCGATGCCAGCTCCAACGCCGCCTCCAGAGCTCGAGCCGGCTCTCTCACAAACTCTAGAGCTCGATCCGGCTGCAGCCCCAGAGCCCCCCTGGCCTTTGCCCGTGGCTGCAGAGAACGGGCTTGGGGAGGAGAGGCCCCACCTCCTGGCGTTCCCTCCTGACCTTGTGGCAGAGCAGTTCACGCTGATGGATGCG gaGCTGTTCAAGAAGGTGGTCCCCTACCACTGCCTGGGCTCCATCTGGTCCCAGCGGGACAAGAAGGGGAAGGAGCACCTGGCCCCCACCGTCCGCGCCACCGTCACCCAGTTCAACAGCGTGGCCAACTGCGTCATCACCACCTGCCTCGGGGACCGGAGCGTGTCGGCCCGCCACAGGGCCAGGGTGGTGGAACACTGGATCGAGGTGGCCAGG GAGTGCCGAGTCCTCAAGAACTTCTCCTCCCTCTACGCCATCCTCTCTGCCCTGCAGAGCAACTCCATCCACCGGCTGAAGAAGACGTGGGAAGAGGTCTCCAG GGACAGTCTCCGCGTCTTTCAGAAGCTGTCGGAGATTTTCTCTGACGAGAACAACTACTCCCTAAGCAGAGAACTGCTCATCAAG GAAGGGACATCCAAGTTTGCCACCCTGGAGATGAACCCCAAGCGAGCCCAGAGGCGCCCGAAAGAGGCG GGTGTCATCCAGGGCACCGTCCCCTACCTGGGCACATTCCTCACGGATCTAGTGATGCTGGACACGGCCATGAAGGACTATCTGTAT GGGAGACTGATCAACTtcgagaagaggaggaag GAATTCGAAGTGATCGCGCAGATCAAGCTGCTCCAGTCAGCCTGCAACAATTACAGCATCGCGCCCGAAGAGCACTTCGGGGCCTGGTTCCGAGCCATGGAGAGGCTCAGCGAGGCTGAGAG CTACACGTTGTCATGCGAGCTGGAGCCCCCCTCCGAGTCGGCCAGCAACACCCTCAAGGTCAAGAAGAACACGGCCATCGTCAAGCGCTGGAGCGA CCGCCAGGCCCCCAGCACAGAGCTCAGTACCAGCGGCAGCTGCCACTCCAAGTCCTGTGACCAACTCAGGTACGGCCCCTACCTCAGCAGTGGAGACATTGCTGACGCACTCAGCGTCCACTCGGCCGGCTCCTCCAGCTCCGACGTGGAGGAGATCAACATGAGTTTCGTCCCAGAGTCCCCCGACggccaggagaagaag TTCTGGGAGTCAGCCTCCCAGTCATCCCCGGAGACCTCCGGCATCAGCTCAGCCTCCAGCAGCACGTCCTCCTCCTCGGCCTCCACCACGCCCGTGGCCAGCACACGTACCCACAAGCGCTCtgtgtctggggtctgcagctacGGCTCCTCGCTGCCCCTCTACAACCAGCAGGTGGGCGACTCCTGCATCATCCGGGTGAGCCTGGACGTGGACAACGGCAACATGTACAAGAGCATCCTG GTGACCAGCCAAGACAAGGCTCCGGCTGTAATCCGCAAGGCCATGGACAAACACAACCTGGATGAGGACGAGCCCGAAGACTATGAGCTGGTGCAGGTTATTTCGGATGATCGAA AGCTGAAGATCCCTGACAACGCCAACGTGTTCTATGCCATGAACTCTACCGCCAACTATGACTTTGTCCTAAAGAAACGGACCTTCATCAAGGGGACAAAGGTCAGACATGGAGCCAGCTCGACCCTCCCCCGCATGAAGCAGAAGGGACTCAAGATTGCCAAGGGCATCTTCTGA
- the RALGDS gene encoding ral guanine nucleotide dissociation stimulator isoform X3: MVQRMWAEAAGPAGGAESLFPGSRRSRSVWDAVRLEVGGPDSCPVVLHSFTQLDPDLPRLESSTQEIGEELANGVIYSISLRKVQVHHGASKGQRWLGCENESALNLYETCKVRTVKAGTLEKLVEHLVPAFQGSDLSYVTIFLCTYRAFTTTQQVLDLLFKRYGCILPYSSEDGGPQDQLRNAISSILGTWLDQYSEDFCQPPDFPCLRQLVAYVQLNMPGSDLERRAHLLLAQLEHADLGEAEPEGVSLTFSPLAALSPAPVPALKPAAEPEPTLGPDLEPAPALAPEPAPMPAPTPPPELEPALSQTLELDPAAAPEPPWPLPVAAENGLGEERPHLLAFPPDLVAEQFTLMDAELFKKVVPYHCLGSIWSQRDKKGKEHLAPTVRATVTQFNSVANCVITTCLGDRSVSARHRARVVEHWIEVARECRVLKNFSSLYAILSALQSNSIHRLKKTWEEVSRDSLRVFQKLSEIFSDENNYSLSRELLIKEGTSKFATLEMNPKRAQRRPKEAGVIQGTVPYLGTFLTDLVMLDTAMKDYLYGRLINFEKRRKEFEVIAQIKLLQSACNNYSIAPEEHFGAWFRAMERLSEAESYTLSCELEPPSESASNTLKVKKNTAIVKRWSDRQAPSTELSTSGSCHSKSCDQLRYGPYLSSGDIADALSVHSAGSSSSDVEEINMSFVPESPDGQEKKFWESASQSSPETSGISSASSSTSSSSASTTPVASTRTHKRSVSGVCSYGSSLPLYNQQVGDSCIIRVSLDVDNGNMYKSILVTSQDKAPAVIRKAMDKHNLDEDEPEDYELVQVISDDRKLKIPDNANVFYAMNSTANYDFVLKKRTFIKGTKVRHGASSTLPRMKQKGLKIAKGIF, encoded by the exons AGCTCCACGCAGGAGATTGGCGAGGAGCTGGCCAACGGGGTCATCTACTCCATTTCCCTGCGCAAGGTCCAAGTGCACCACGGCGCCAGCAAGGGCCAGCGCTGGCTTGGG TGTGAAAATGAGTCGGCTCTGAACCTCTACGAGACCTGCAAGGTGCGCACCGTGAAGGCGGGCACGCTGGAGAAGCTGGTGGAGCACCTGGTGCCCGCCTTCCAGGGCAGCGACCTCTCCTACGTCACCATCTTCCTGTGCACCTACCGAGCCTTCACCACCACCCAGCAGGTCCTGGACCTGCTGTTCAAGAG ATACGGGTGCATCCTTCCTTACTCCAGCGAGGACGGCGGACCCCAGGACCAACTCAGAAA TGCCATCTCCTCCATCCTGGGCACCTGGCTGGACCAGTATTCGGAGGACTTCTGTCAGCCCCCCGACTTCCCCTGCCTCAGGCAGCTGGTGGCCTACGTGCAGCTCAACATGCCCGGCTCTGACCTGGAGCGCCGGGCCCACCTCCTCCTGGCCCAGCTGGAGCACGCGGACCTCGGCGAGGCAGAGCCGGAGG GCGTGTCACTGACCTTTTCTCCTCTTGCAGCTCTGTCCCCAGCTCCAGTTCCAGCTCTGAAACCAGCTGCCGAGCCAGAGCCCACACTAGGCCCAGACCTCGAGCCCGCTCCGGCACTGGCCCCAGAGCCAGCCCCGATGCCAGCTCCAACGCCGCCTCCAGAGCTCGAGCCGGCTCTCTCACAAACTCTAGAGCTCGATCCGGCTGCAGCCCCAGAGCCCCCCTGGCCTTTGCCCGTGGCTGCAGAGAACGGGCTTGGGGAGGAGAGGCCCCACCTCCTGGCGTTCCCTCCTGACCTTGTGGCAGAGCAGTTCACGCTGATGGATGCG gaGCTGTTCAAGAAGGTGGTCCCCTACCACTGCCTGGGCTCCATCTGGTCCCAGCGGGACAAGAAGGGGAAGGAGCACCTGGCCCCCACCGTCCGCGCCACCGTCACCCAGTTCAACAGCGTGGCCAACTGCGTCATCACCACCTGCCTCGGGGACCGGAGCGTGTCGGCCCGCCACAGGGCCAGGGTGGTGGAACACTGGATCGAGGTGGCCAGG GAGTGCCGAGTCCTCAAGAACTTCTCCTCCCTCTACGCCATCCTCTCTGCCCTGCAGAGCAACTCCATCCACCGGCTGAAGAAGACGTGGGAAGAGGTCTCCAG GGACAGTCTCCGCGTCTTTCAGAAGCTGTCGGAGATTTTCTCTGACGAGAACAACTACTCCCTAAGCAGAGAACTGCTCATCAAG GAAGGGACATCCAAGTTTGCCACCCTGGAGATGAACCCCAAGCGAGCCCAGAGGCGCCCGAAAGAGGCG GGTGTCATCCAGGGCACCGTCCCCTACCTGGGCACATTCCTCACGGATCTAGTGATGCTGGACACGGCCATGAAGGACTATCTGTAT GGGAGACTGATCAACTtcgagaagaggaggaag GAATTCGAAGTGATCGCGCAGATCAAGCTGCTCCAGTCAGCCTGCAACAATTACAGCATCGCGCCCGAAGAGCACTTCGGGGCCTGGTTCCGAGCCATGGAGAGGCTCAGCGAGGCTGAGAG CTACACGTTGTCATGCGAGCTGGAGCCCCCCTCCGAGTCGGCCAGCAACACCCTCAAGGTCAAGAAGAACACGGCCATCGTCAAGCGCTGGAGCGA CCGCCAGGCCCCCAGCACAGAGCTCAGTACCAGCGGCAGCTGCCACTCCAAGTCCTGTGACCAACTCAGGTACGGCCCCTACCTCAGCAGTGGAGACATTGCTGACGCACTCAGCGTCCACTCGGCCGGCTCCTCCAGCTCCGACGTGGAGGAGATCAACATGAGTTTCGTCCCAGAGTCCCCCGACggccaggagaagaag TTCTGGGAGTCAGCCTCCCAGTCATCCCCGGAGACCTCCGGCATCAGCTCAGCCTCCAGCAGCACGTCCTCCTCCTCGGCCTCCACCACGCCCGTGGCCAGCACACGTACCCACAAGCGCTCtgtgtctggggtctgcagctacGGCTCCTCGCTGCCCCTCTACAACCAGCAGGTGGGCGACTCCTGCATCATCCGGGTGAGCCTGGACGTGGACAACGGCAACATGTACAAGAGCATCCTG GTGACCAGCCAAGACAAGGCTCCGGCTGTAATCCGCAAGGCCATGGACAAACACAACCTGGATGAGGACGAGCCCGAAGACTATGAGCTGGTGCAGGTTATTTCGGATGATCGAA AGCTGAAGATCCCTGACAACGCCAACGTGTTCTATGCCATGAACTCTACCGCCAACTATGACTTTGTCCTAAAGAAACGGACCTTCATCAAGGGGACAAAGGTCAGACATGGAGCCAGCTCGACCCTCCCCCGCATGAAGCAGAAGGGACTCAAGATTGCCAAGGGCATCTTCTGA
- the RALGDS gene encoding ral guanine nucleotide dissociation stimulator isoform X4, producing MARQARPAEPRGRKGWVFLACVSVVTARRWAIARHAALQSPTSWPKTPLPAPATESSTQEIGEELANGVIYSISLRKVQVHHGASKGQRWLGCENESALNLYETCKVRTVKAGTLEKLVEHLVPAFQGSDLSYVTIFLCTYRAFTTTQQVLDLLFKRYGRCDALTASSRYGCILPYSSEDGGPQDQLRNAISSILGTWLDQYSEDFCQPPDFPCLRQLVAYVQLNMPGSDLERRAHLLLAQLEHADLGEAEPEGVSLTFSPLAALSPAPVPALKPAAEPEPTLGPDLEPAPALAPEPAPMPAPTPPPELEPALSQTLELDPAAAPEPPWPLPVAAENGLGEERPHLLAFPPDLVAEQFTLMDAELFKKVVPYHCLGSIWSQRDKKGKEHLAPTVRATVTQFNSVANCVITTCLGDRSVSARHRARVVEHWIEVARECRVLKNFSSLYAILSALQSNSIHRLKKTWEEVSRDSLRVFQKLSEIFSDENNYSLSRELLIKEGTSKFATLEMNPKRAQRRPKEAGVIQGTVPYLGTFLTDLVMLDTAMKDYLYGRLINFEKRRKEFEVIAQIKLLQSACNNYSIAPEEHFGAWFRAMERLSEAESYTLSCELEPPSESASNTLKVKKNTAIVKRWSDRQAPSTELSTSGSCHSKSCDQLRYGPYLSSGDIADALSVHSAGSSSSDVEEINMSFVPESPDGQEKKFWESASQSSPETSGISSASSSTSSSSASTTPVASTRTHKRSVSGVCSYGSSLPLYNQQVGDSCIIRVSLDVDNGNMYKSILVTSQDKAPAVIRKAMDKHNLDEDEPEDYELVQVISDDRKLKIPDNANVFYAMNSTANYDFVLKKRTFIKGTKVRHGASSTLPRMKQKGLKIAKGIF from the exons AGCTCCACGCAGGAGATTGGCGAGGAGCTGGCCAACGGGGTCATCTACTCCATTTCCCTGCGCAAGGTCCAAGTGCACCACGGCGCCAGCAAGGGCCAGCGCTGGCTTGGG TGTGAAAATGAGTCGGCTCTGAACCTCTACGAGACCTGCAAGGTGCGCACCGTGAAGGCGGGCACGCTGGAGAAGCTGGTGGAGCACCTGGTGCCCGCCTTCCAGGGCAGCGACCTCTCCTACGTCACCATCTTCCTGTGCACCTACCGAGCCTTCACCACCACCCAGCAGGTCCTGGACCTGCTGTTCAAGAG GTACGGTAGATGTGACGCCCTCACGGCCTCCTCTAGATACGGGTGCATCCTTCCTTACTCCAGCGAGGACGGCGGACCCCAGGACCAACTCAGAAA TGCCATCTCCTCCATCCTGGGCACCTGGCTGGACCAGTATTCGGAGGACTTCTGTCAGCCCCCCGACTTCCCCTGCCTCAGGCAGCTGGTGGCCTACGTGCAGCTCAACATGCCCGGCTCTGACCTGGAGCGCCGGGCCCACCTCCTCCTGGCCCAGCTGGAGCACGCGGACCTCGGCGAGGCAGAGCCGGAGG GCGTGTCACTGACCTTTTCTCCTCTTGCAGCTCTGTCCCCAGCTCCAGTTCCAGCTCTGAAACCAGCTGCCGAGCCAGAGCCCACACTAGGCCCAGACCTCGAGCCCGCTCCGGCACTGGCCCCAGAGCCAGCCCCGATGCCAGCTCCAACGCCGCCTCCAGAGCTCGAGCCGGCTCTCTCACAAACTCTAGAGCTCGATCCGGCTGCAGCCCCAGAGCCCCCCTGGCCTTTGCCCGTGGCTGCAGAGAACGGGCTTGGGGAGGAGAGGCCCCACCTCCTGGCGTTCCCTCCTGACCTTGTGGCAGAGCAGTTCACGCTGATGGATGCG gaGCTGTTCAAGAAGGTGGTCCCCTACCACTGCCTGGGCTCCATCTGGTCCCAGCGGGACAAGAAGGGGAAGGAGCACCTGGCCCCCACCGTCCGCGCCACCGTCACCCAGTTCAACAGCGTGGCCAACTGCGTCATCACCACCTGCCTCGGGGACCGGAGCGTGTCGGCCCGCCACAGGGCCAGGGTGGTGGAACACTGGATCGAGGTGGCCAGG GAGTGCCGAGTCCTCAAGAACTTCTCCTCCCTCTACGCCATCCTCTCTGCCCTGCAGAGCAACTCCATCCACCGGCTGAAGAAGACGTGGGAAGAGGTCTCCAG GGACAGTCTCCGCGTCTTTCAGAAGCTGTCGGAGATTTTCTCTGACGAGAACAACTACTCCCTAAGCAGAGAACTGCTCATCAAG GAAGGGACATCCAAGTTTGCCACCCTGGAGATGAACCCCAAGCGAGCCCAGAGGCGCCCGAAAGAGGCG GGTGTCATCCAGGGCACCGTCCCCTACCTGGGCACATTCCTCACGGATCTAGTGATGCTGGACACGGCCATGAAGGACTATCTGTAT GGGAGACTGATCAACTtcgagaagaggaggaag GAATTCGAAGTGATCGCGCAGATCAAGCTGCTCCAGTCAGCCTGCAACAATTACAGCATCGCGCCCGAAGAGCACTTCGGGGCCTGGTTCCGAGCCATGGAGAGGCTCAGCGAGGCTGAGAG CTACACGTTGTCATGCGAGCTGGAGCCCCCCTCCGAGTCGGCCAGCAACACCCTCAAGGTCAAGAAGAACACGGCCATCGTCAAGCGCTGGAGCGA CCGCCAGGCCCCCAGCACAGAGCTCAGTACCAGCGGCAGCTGCCACTCCAAGTCCTGTGACCAACTCAGGTACGGCCCCTACCTCAGCAGTGGAGACATTGCTGACGCACTCAGCGTCCACTCGGCCGGCTCCTCCAGCTCCGACGTGGAGGAGATCAACATGAGTTTCGTCCCAGAGTCCCCCGACggccaggagaagaag TTCTGGGAGTCAGCCTCCCAGTCATCCCCGGAGACCTCCGGCATCAGCTCAGCCTCCAGCAGCACGTCCTCCTCCTCGGCCTCCACCACGCCCGTGGCCAGCACACGTACCCACAAGCGCTCtgtgtctggggtctgcagctacGGCTCCTCGCTGCCCCTCTACAACCAGCAGGTGGGCGACTCCTGCATCATCCGGGTGAGCCTGGACGTGGACAACGGCAACATGTACAAGAGCATCCTG GTGACCAGCCAAGACAAGGCTCCGGCTGTAATCCGCAAGGCCATGGACAAACACAACCTGGATGAGGACGAGCCCGAAGACTATGAGCTGGTGCAGGTTATTTCGGATGATCGAA AGCTGAAGATCCCTGACAACGCCAACGTGTTCTATGCCATGAACTCTACCGCCAACTATGACTTTGTCCTAAAGAAACGGACCTTCATCAAGGGGACAAAGGTCAGACATGGAGCCAGCTCGACCCTCCCCCGCATGAAGCAGAAGGGACTCAAGATTGCCAAGGGCATCTTCTGA
- the RALGDS gene encoding ral guanine nucleotide dissociation stimulator isoform X1 — translation MVQRMWAEAAGPAGGAESLFPGSRRSRSVWDAVRLEVGGPDSCPVVLHSFTQLDPDLPRLESSTQEIGEELANGVIYSISLRKVQVHHGASKGQRWLGCENESALNLYETCKVRTVKAGTLEKLVEHLVPAFQGSDLSYVTIFLCTYRAFTTTQQVLDLLFKRYGRCDALTASSRYGCILPYSSEDGGPQDQLRNAISSILGTWLDQYSEDFCQPPDFPCLRQLVAYVQLNMPGSDLERRAHLLLAQLEHADLGEAEPEGVSLTFSPLAALSPAPVPALKPAAEPEPTLGPDLEPAPALAPEPAPMPAPTPPPELEPALSQTLELDPAAAPEPPWPLPVAAENGLGEERPHLLAFPPDLVAEQFTLMDAELFKKVVPYHCLGSIWSQRDKKGKEHLAPTVRATVTQFNSVANCVITTCLGDRSVSARHRARVVEHWIEVARECRVLKNFSSLYAILSALQSNSIHRLKKTWEEVSRDSLRVFQKLSEIFSDENNYSLSRELLIKEGTSKFATLEMNPKRAQRRPKEAGVIQGTVPYLGTFLTDLVMLDTAMKDYLYGRLINFEKRRKEFEVIAQIKLLQSACNNYSIAPEEHFGAWFRAMERLSEAESYTLSCELEPPSESASNTLKVKKNTAIVKRWSDRQAPSTELSTSGSCHSKSCDQLRYGPYLSSGDIADALSVHSAGSSSSDVEEINMSFVPESPDGQEKKFWESASQSSPETSGISSASSSTSSSSASTTPVASTRTHKRSVSGVCSYGSSLPLYNQQVGDSCIIRVSLDVDNGNMYKSILVTSQDKAPAVIRKAMDKHNLDEDEPEDYELVQVISDDRKLKIPDNANVFYAMNSTANYDFVLKKRTFIKGTKVRHGASSTLPRMKQKGLKIAKGIF, via the exons AGCTCCACGCAGGAGATTGGCGAGGAGCTGGCCAACGGGGTCATCTACTCCATTTCCCTGCGCAAGGTCCAAGTGCACCACGGCGCCAGCAAGGGCCAGCGCTGGCTTGGG TGTGAAAATGAGTCGGCTCTGAACCTCTACGAGACCTGCAAGGTGCGCACCGTGAAGGCGGGCACGCTGGAGAAGCTGGTGGAGCACCTGGTGCCCGCCTTCCAGGGCAGCGACCTCTCCTACGTCACCATCTTCCTGTGCACCTACCGAGCCTTCACCACCACCCAGCAGGTCCTGGACCTGCTGTTCAAGAG GTACGGTAGATGTGACGCCCTCACGGCCTCCTCTAGATACGGGTGCATCCTTCCTTACTCCAGCGAGGACGGCGGACCCCAGGACCAACTCAGAAA TGCCATCTCCTCCATCCTGGGCACCTGGCTGGACCAGTATTCGGAGGACTTCTGTCAGCCCCCCGACTTCCCCTGCCTCAGGCAGCTGGTGGCCTACGTGCAGCTCAACATGCCCGGCTCTGACCTGGAGCGCCGGGCCCACCTCCTCCTGGCCCAGCTGGAGCACGCGGACCTCGGCGAGGCAGAGCCGGAGG GCGTGTCACTGACCTTTTCTCCTCTTGCAGCTCTGTCCCCAGCTCCAGTTCCAGCTCTGAAACCAGCTGCCGAGCCAGAGCCCACACTAGGCCCAGACCTCGAGCCCGCTCCGGCACTGGCCCCAGAGCCAGCCCCGATGCCAGCTCCAACGCCGCCTCCAGAGCTCGAGCCGGCTCTCTCACAAACTCTAGAGCTCGATCCGGCTGCAGCCCCAGAGCCCCCCTGGCCTTTGCCCGTGGCTGCAGAGAACGGGCTTGGGGAGGAGAGGCCCCACCTCCTGGCGTTCCCTCCTGACCTTGTGGCAGAGCAGTTCACGCTGATGGATGCG gaGCTGTTCAAGAAGGTGGTCCCCTACCACTGCCTGGGCTCCATCTGGTCCCAGCGGGACAAGAAGGGGAAGGAGCACCTGGCCCCCACCGTCCGCGCCACCGTCACCCAGTTCAACAGCGTGGCCAACTGCGTCATCACCACCTGCCTCGGGGACCGGAGCGTGTCGGCCCGCCACAGGGCCAGGGTGGTGGAACACTGGATCGAGGTGGCCAGG GAGTGCCGAGTCCTCAAGAACTTCTCCTCCCTCTACGCCATCCTCTCTGCCCTGCAGAGCAACTCCATCCACCGGCTGAAGAAGACGTGGGAAGAGGTCTCCAG GGACAGTCTCCGCGTCTTTCAGAAGCTGTCGGAGATTTTCTCTGACGAGAACAACTACTCCCTAAGCAGAGAACTGCTCATCAAG GAAGGGACATCCAAGTTTGCCACCCTGGAGATGAACCCCAAGCGAGCCCAGAGGCGCCCGAAAGAGGCG GGTGTCATCCAGGGCACCGTCCCCTACCTGGGCACATTCCTCACGGATCTAGTGATGCTGGACACGGCCATGAAGGACTATCTGTAT GGGAGACTGATCAACTtcgagaagaggaggaag GAATTCGAAGTGATCGCGCAGATCAAGCTGCTCCAGTCAGCCTGCAACAATTACAGCATCGCGCCCGAAGAGCACTTCGGGGCCTGGTTCCGAGCCATGGAGAGGCTCAGCGAGGCTGAGAG CTACACGTTGTCATGCGAGCTGGAGCCCCCCTCCGAGTCGGCCAGCAACACCCTCAAGGTCAAGAAGAACACGGCCATCGTCAAGCGCTGGAGCGA CCGCCAGGCCCCCAGCACAGAGCTCAGTACCAGCGGCAGCTGCCACTCCAAGTCCTGTGACCAACTCAGGTACGGCCCCTACCTCAGCAGTGGAGACATTGCTGACGCACTCAGCGTCCACTCGGCCGGCTCCTCCAGCTCCGACGTGGAGGAGATCAACATGAGTTTCGTCCCAGAGTCCCCCGACggccaggagaagaag TTCTGGGAGTCAGCCTCCCAGTCATCCCCGGAGACCTCCGGCATCAGCTCAGCCTCCAGCAGCACGTCCTCCTCCTCGGCCTCCACCACGCCCGTGGCCAGCACACGTACCCACAAGCGCTCtgtgtctggggtctgcagctacGGCTCCTCGCTGCCCCTCTACAACCAGCAGGTGGGCGACTCCTGCATCATCCGGGTGAGCCTGGACGTGGACAACGGCAACATGTACAAGAGCATCCTG GTGACCAGCCAAGACAAGGCTCCGGCTGTAATCCGCAAGGCCATGGACAAACACAACCTGGATGAGGACGAGCCCGAAGACTATGAGCTGGTGCAGGTTATTTCGGATGATCGAA AGCTGAAGATCCCTGACAACGCCAACGTGTTCTATGCCATGAACTCTACCGCCAACTATGACTTTGTCCTAAAGAAACGGACCTTCATCAAGGGGACAAAGGTCAGACATGGAGCCAGCTCGACCCTCCCCCGCATGAAGCAGAAGGGACTCAAGATTGCCAAGGGCATCTTCTGA